A window of the Eulemur rufifrons isolate Redbay chromosome 6, OSU_ERuf_1, whole genome shotgun sequence genome harbors these coding sequences:
- the LOC138383627 gene encoding LOW QUALITY PROTEIN: putative olfactory receptor 10D4 (The sequence of the model RefSeq protein was modified relative to this genomic sequence to represent the inferred CDS: substituted 2 bases at 2 genomic stop codons), whose translation MEIKNHSLVPEFILRGIPPTEGQEAVLFAVFLIFYLCTLLGNPLILLAVMSDSHLHTPTSFFLCNLSVLDTGFSSVSTPKVLANLLVRSSVISLGGCMCQVFFYHFLASTECLLYPVMACDGFAAICYPLCYTIIMNRRVCALLAAGTWFTSSFHATILTTLTFQLPYCKLXXNLVFICDIFTLVKLACGNTLIIEMVSFISIGLVPMTCFLLFLASYVHIVIAILKMRSAEGKHKVVSTCVFLLCFLTLFFGPFALIYTQPSLSEIPVTPVQIFGNAATPMLNPTIHTVRNKDVKGALKKLAGAQTVSEGGH comes from the coding sequence ATGGAGATAAAGAATCACAGTTTAGTCCCAGAGTTCATTCTGCGGGGTATACCCCCCACAGAGGGGCAGGAAGCTGTGCTCTTTGCTGTGTTCTTGATCTTCTACCTCTGCACTCTGCTGGGAAATCCTCTCATCCTCTTAGCTGTGATGTCTGACTCCCACCTCCACACCCctacatctttctttctttgtaatcTCTCCGTGCTGGACACTGGTTTCTCTTCTGTGAGCACTCCAAAGGTGCTGGCCAACTTGCTGGTGAGAAGCTCAGTCATTTCCCTGGGTGGTTGCATGTGCCAGGTCTTTTTCTACCACTTCCTGGCCAGCACGGAGTGCCTGCTCTACCCAGTAATGGCCTGTGACGGGTTTGCTGCCATCTGCTACCCACTGTGCTACACCATCATCATGAACCGCCGGGTGTGTGCCCTGTTGGCTGCCGGTACCTGGTTCACTAGCTCCTTTCATGCTACAATTCTCACCACATTGACCTTCCAACTGCCGTATTGTAAACTCTAAtgaaatttagtatttatttgtgACATTTTCACTTTAGTCAAATTGGCATGTGGTAACACCCTCATTATAGAGATGGTGAGCTTCATCAGCATTGGCCTCGTGCCCATGacctgcttcctcctcttccttgctTCATATGTCCACATTGTCATTGCAATCCTGAAGATGCGCTCTGCTGAAGGGAAACACAAGGTGGTGTCTACCTGTGTTTTCCTCCTCTGTTTCCTCACACTGTTCTTTGGGCCCTTTGCCCTCATCTATACCCAGCCATCTTTGAGTGAAATCCCAGTAACCCCAGTGCAGATCTTTGGCAATGCAGCCACCCCCATGCTGAACCCCACAATCCACACAGTGAGGAACAAAGATGTGAAGGGAGCCCTGAAGAAACTGGCTGGGGCCCAGACTGTTTCAGAAGGAGGTCACTAG